The Cellulomonas sp. P24 genome contains a region encoding:
- a CDS encoding glycoside hydrolase family 15, whose product MSHHVELVTTSAWRITTDFSDTVGPTADQRWLSSGTIPGVGTPWADMVRYALLDLHQLSEPVGLLAAGAGENWGFSWPRDNAFAAAALAKTGHAHEAEQILGFLASVQGDDGGFQARYLLGRDDPPDRRSQQADGAGWALWALDQVAASSSDPRATAAQFQGLLESATGFALDQVSDGSRLPPASSDYWEQREANLTLGTAAPLLAGLRASARLYAVLDDPVAAARSNQAADGLERLIAQGFQPNGYQRYETSGGTDAAICFLMPPFTDRPSAGVVTAWRRYQVDAMRPAGGLAPGAGWKQDGLSWTPETALVALAAASDNDPLVAGHWLDWLSAHRTSWGSLPEKVNSDGTPGAPAPLAWTAASVILAVAALDAHGASTTSKR is encoded by the coding sequence CATCCCGGGTGTCGGCACCCCGTGGGCCGACATGGTGCGCTACGCCCTCCTCGACCTGCACCAGCTGAGCGAACCCGTCGGTTTGCTCGCCGCAGGTGCGGGCGAGAACTGGGGGTTCTCGTGGCCGCGCGACAACGCGTTCGCGGCGGCGGCCCTCGCGAAGACCGGACATGCTCACGAGGCGGAGCAGATCCTGGGCTTCCTCGCGAGCGTGCAGGGCGACGACGGTGGGTTCCAGGCCCGGTACCTCCTCGGCCGTGACGACCCACCCGATCGACGTTCCCAACAGGCTGACGGCGCGGGCTGGGCGCTGTGGGCACTCGACCAGGTCGCCGCGTCGAGCAGCGACCCTCGCGCGACCGCCGCCCAGTTCCAAGGTCTCCTGGAGTCTGCGACTGGATTCGCGCTCGACCAAGTCAGCGACGGATCCCGCCTACCGCCGGCAAGCTCGGACTACTGGGAGCAGCGAGAAGCCAACCTGACGCTCGGCACCGCGGCGCCGCTGCTGGCAGGTTTACGGGCGAGCGCGCGGCTCTACGCAGTTTTGGACGACCCCGTTGCCGCGGCGCGGTCCAATCAAGCAGCTGACGGACTCGAGCGCCTCATCGCACAAGGCTTCCAGCCCAACGGGTACCAGCGCTATGAGACCTCCGGTGGGACCGACGCGGCCATCTGCTTCCTCATGCCACCCTTCACAGACCGGCCCTCGGCTGGTGTGGTGACCGCATGGCGGCGCTACCAGGTCGACGCGATGCGGCCGGCCGGTGGACTCGCGCCCGGCGCGGGCTGGAAGCAGGACGGCCTCTCCTGGACCCCGGAGACGGCCCTTGTCGCCCTGGCCGCGGCATCCGACAACGACCCACTCGTGGCCGGCCACTGGCTCGACTGGCTCAGTGCGCACCGGACCAGCTGGGGCAGCCTCCCGGAGAAGGTCAACTCCGACGGCACTCCCGGCGCCCCCGCACCCTTGGCCTGGACGGCCGCCAGCGTCATCCTCGCCGTCGCCGCACTCGACGCACACGGCGCCTCGACCACGTCCAAACGCTGA
- a CDS encoding SigE family RNA polymerase sigma factor: MSVLEPDVAGRQWLPPEADDVEVVLEPARSHEQEFVDFVRSAKDPLYRMAYLLCGDPHRAEDLVQQTFERTWRSWRSARNGDPLVWSRRILANLRIDTWRRTRREVLTGTALDLADDARGERTVDSRDAVVRALLALPVKQRRIVVMRHLLELSEDEVAAELGIPVGTVKSTASRALARLRATVGTSEGMGS; the protein is encoded by the coding sequence ATGAGCGTGCTTGAGCCGGATGTAGCAGGGCGGCAGTGGCTGCCGCCCGAGGCGGACGACGTCGAGGTCGTCCTCGAGCCGGCCCGCAGCCACGAGCAGGAGTTCGTGGACTTCGTGCGATCGGCGAAGGATCCGCTGTATCGGATGGCCTACCTGCTGTGCGGGGACCCGCACCGGGCCGAGGACCTCGTGCAGCAGACGTTCGAGCGGACGTGGCGGTCGTGGCGGTCTGCTCGCAACGGCGATCCGCTCGTGTGGTCGCGCCGGATCCTGGCGAACCTGCGCATCGACACCTGGCGCAGAACCCGTCGGGAGGTGCTCACCGGCACCGCGCTCGACCTGGCCGACGACGCCCGCGGCGAGCGGACGGTCGACAGCCGCGACGCCGTCGTCCGCGCGCTCCTCGCCCTCCCCGTCAAGCAGCGGCGCATCGTGGTGATGCGCCACCTGCTGGAGCTGAGCGAGGACGAGGTCGCCGCCGAGCTGGGCATCCCGGTCGGCACCGTCAAATCAACGGCGTCCCGGGCACTCGCCCGGCTGCGCGCAACGGTCGGCACGTCGGAGGGGATGGGGTCATGA